A genomic window from Brachyspira sp. SAP_772 includes:
- a CDS encoding ankyrin repeat domain-containing protein — protein MKNVFCVILLIFSCKLYSLTDDEVKFLKACENGKYETVVTMLDRKVNVNVTAEDGLTGLMLASHKGYPNIVKLLIRHNADVNIVDSVGYNALIFAASEGRNDIAKMLIKAKINVNAKNSYGENALHVASYKLYSNVVQTLIDAEIDINAVNNDGDNALMMVFMSAATREEMMPTIEILCKNGIDVNAKDNNGESIIAYIRANYKKGDALIEYLKQYGAVE, from the coding sequence ATGAAAAATGTTTTTTGTGTTATATTGCTTATATTCTCTTGTAAGCTTTATTCTTTAACAGATGATGAAGTGAAATTTTTAAAAGCATGTGAAAATGGAAAATATGAAACTGTTGTAACTATGTTAGATAGAAAAGTTAATGTAAATGTTACGGCAGAAGACGGACTTACTGGTTTAATGCTTGCTTCACATAAGGGATATCCTAATATAGTAAAACTTCTTATACGCCATAATGCTGATGTTAATATAGTAGATAGTGTTGGATATAATGCTTTAATATTTGCTGCTTCAGAGGGAAGAAATGATATTGCAAAAATGCTTATAAAGGCAAAGATAAATGTTAATGCCAAAAATAGCTATGGAGAAAATGCTTTGCATGTTGCTTCATATAAACTCTATAGTAATGTTGTACAAACTTTAATTGATGCTGAAATAGATATTAATGCTGTAAATAATGATGGGGATAATGCTTTGATGATGGTTTTTATGTCGGCTGCTACAAGGGAAGAGATGATGCCTACTATTGAAATACTATGTAAAAACGGAATAGATGTTAATGCTAAAGATAATAATGGAGAATCTATAATAGCATATATAAGGGCTAACTACAAAAAAGGAGATGCTTTAATAGAATATTTAAAGCAGTATGGGGCTGTAGAATAA
- a CDS encoding NAD(P)H-dependent oxidoreductase has translation MNILVINGSPKGNNSITLQTLLFLEKSFESHKFSFLNVGQKIRHYEKNFNEIEKEINKADIIIFAYPVYTFLVPYQLHRFIELLKEKNLDLSQKYATQLSTSKHFYDTTAHKFVEENCLDLNLKYIRGFSADMDDLLTEKGQEEALSFFNYLIFSAQNNININSNNYNNKEKINNIYKRQIENQSVKDENKDVVIVTNCAKDDTNLRNMIEDFKAMFNYSTREINIREYKFHGGCMGCFGCAITGKCVYKDGFDEFLRREIQKANAIIYAFTIENHYTHSSFKIYEDRQFCNGHRMVTEGMPVGYIVAGDYEREYNLQTLIEARCEVGGNFLTYVANDKQNNTLEELKKLSNTMNYAIINKCSRPKNFYGIGGMKIFRDLIYIMQGIMKADHKYYKKHNVYDFPQKQRGKMLQMKLIGSLISIPSVQKKMRGKMNQYILMPYKKVIDKTYKKIN, from the coding sequence ATGAATATTTTAGTTATAAATGGAAGCCCTAAGGGAAATAACAGCATTACTTTACAAACATTACTTTTTTTAGAAAAATCTTTTGAAAGTCATAAATTTTCTTTTTTGAATGTTGGTCAAAAAATAAGACACTACGAAAAAAACTTTAATGAAATAGAAAAAGAAATTAATAAAGCAGATATAATAATATTTGCCTACCCTGTTTATACTTTTTTGGTACCATATCAATTACATAGATTTATAGAATTATTAAAAGAAAAGAATCTTGATTTATCTCAAAAATACGCCACACAACTATCAACTTCAAAACATTTTTATGATACAACAGCTCATAAGTTTGTAGAAGAAAATTGTTTGGATTTGAATCTTAAATACATAAGAGGTTTTTCTGCTGATATGGACGATTTGCTTACTGAAAAAGGTCAGGAAGAGGCATTATCATTTTTTAATTATTTAATATTTTCTGCTCAAAACAATATAAACATAAACTCCAATAATTATAACAATAAAGAGAAAATTAATAATATTTATAAAAGACAAATTGAAAATCAATCTGTTAAAGATGAAAACAAAGATGTTGTTATAGTTACAAACTGTGCTAAAGATGATACTAATTTAAGAAATATGATAGAAGATTTTAAGGCTATGTTTAATTACAGCACAAGAGAGATAAACATTAGAGAGTATAAATTTCATGGCGGATGTATGGGTTGTTTTGGCTGTGCTATTACAGGCAAATGTGTTTATAAAGATGGTTTTGATGAGTTTTTAAGAAGAGAGATACAAAAGGCTAATGCTATTATTTATGCTTTTACTATAGAAAATCATTATACTCATTCTAGTTTTAAGATTTATGAAGATAGACAATTTTGCAATGGTCATAGAATGGTAACTGAAGGTATGCCTGTTGGATATATTGTAGCGGGTGATTATGAGAGAGAATATAATTTACAAACACTCATAGAAGCACGTTGCGAGGTTGGCGGCAATTTCTTAACTTATGTGGCAAACGATAAACAAAACAACACTTTAGAAGAGCTAAAAAAACTCTCTAACACCATGAATTATGCTATAATAAATAAATGCTCACGCCCTAAAAACTTCTACGGCATAGGTGGAATGAAAATATTTAGAGATTTAATATATATTATGCAAGGAATAATGAAAGCAGACCATAAATATTATAAAAAACATAATGTATATGATTTCCCTCAAAAACAAAGAGGAAAAATGCTTCAGATGAAATTAATAGGCTCTTTAATATCTATTCCGAGTGTACAAAAAAAGATGAGAGGCAAGATGAATCAATATATATTAATGCCGTATAAAAAAGTAATAGATAAAACTTATAAAAAAATAAATTAA
- a CDS encoding DMT family transporter, whose product MNENKFNNGYIFAILAVIIWSTNFVAARYLVGLSPIEISFYRWLVTFLVLTPFCIVSLIKNIHLVKGSCVKIIIISILGITIFNTFVYLAAHTSNATNMSLIATLSPIIIAIINRIIWKKHLSKPQKYGLFIIILGVVILLTKGSIEVISKLKFSIGDLYMIFAVTLFAIYTITLRIRPKDFPQTTFFYLMVTIGLIPLLILMIPKYVSHQAHVLNFNSALVLIFIGVFPSALGFIFWNIAVSKIGAMKASIIYDSVPFFSTIGAIILLHEKPYIAQIIGGVLILIGIIYSSVADNNKKIATK is encoded by the coding sequence ATGAATGAAAATAAATTTAACAATGGATATATTTTTGCTATATTAGCAGTTATAATATGGAGTACAAATTTTGTAGCTGCTAGATATCTCGTAGGATTATCCCCTATAGAAATATCATTTTACAGATGGCTTGTTACTTTTTTAGTATTAACTCCTTTTTGTATAGTAAGCTTAATAAAAAATATTCATTTAGTAAAAGGTTCATGTGTAAAAATAATAATAATTTCAATATTGGGAATAACTATTTTTAATACTTTTGTATATTTAGCAGCACATACTTCTAATGCCACTAACATGTCTTTAATAGCAACATTATCCCCTATAATAATTGCTATAATAAATAGAATTATATGGAAAAAACATTTAAGCAAACCTCAAAAATACGGGCTATTTATAATTATTTTGGGCGTTGTTATTTTACTCACAAAAGGAAGCATAGAAGTTATAAGCAAATTAAAGTTTTCTATAGGCGATTTATATATGATTTTCGCTGTAACATTATTTGCAATATATACTATAACATTAAGAATTAGACCAAAAGATTTTCCTCAAACTACTTTTTTCTATCTTATGGTAACAATAGGACTTATACCTTTACTGATATTAATGATTCCAAAATATGTTAGCCATCAAGCACATGTTTTAAACTTTAATTCAGCACTCGTACTTATATTTATTGGAGTATTTCCTTCTGCTTTAGGATTTATATTTTGGAATATAGCAGTATCAAAAATAGGAGCAATGAAAGCTAGTATAATATATGATTCTGTACCTTTCTTTTCTACAATTGGTGCTATTATTTTACTTCATGAAAAGCCATATATAGCACAAATAATAGGAGGAGTTTTAATATTAATCGGAATAATATATTCATCTGTTGCTGATAATAATAAAAAAATAGCTACGAAATAA
- a CDS encoding cell surface protein has protein sequence MKKVIIALLFIFSINVFAIDDMLDKDNMHNLIDGVNSTRAGSDRISTIYNFSPLMNHNTPFKLGVSLLDLRYMFDNTITNSQGEQNFAILPKGFIGLTYGIFGIGYQFNLYNNLNEKNSPIISTHSASFGFATDKYRLSLPVSVGVADGSRYGAKLAISTTPKFSFLFRGGILDEFTISLHYGIQLSSITNNVADTSVAPMVIGGSLYGTVMLSRFDSAPIQISLPIKLAFYYGIKSRWATIDAAYAEDMLFNYLYNDDGERATDSMRFYIMLPAKFESKLGALYYYIMPRLMFEGNIYKTTGLYKLYYGIEGELQVTLVENLTLGLTAYADGQGLMRKDRDFEINNAFGAGIDIWGIWRY, from the coding sequence ATGAAAAAAGTTATTATAGCACTATTATTTATTTTTAGTATTAATGTATTTGCAATAGACGACATGTTAGACAAAGATAATATGCATAACCTTATAGACGGAGTAAACTCTACAAGAGCTGGAAGCGATAGAATAAGCACAATTTATAACTTTTCTCCACTTATGAATCATAATACACCTTTTAAACTTGGTGTTTCTTTATTAGATTTAAGATATATGTTTGATAATACAATCACAAACTCTCAAGGAGAGCAGAACTTTGCAATATTACCTAAAGGATTTATTGGCTTAACTTATGGCATATTTGGTATAGGTTATCAATTTAATTTATATAATAATTTAAATGAAAAAAACTCTCCTATAATATCTACACACTCAGCATCTTTTGGTTTTGCAACAGATAAATATAGATTATCACTTCCTGTGTCTGTTGGTGTTGCTGATGGAAGCCGTTATGGTGCTAAATTAGCTATAAGCACAACTCCTAAATTTTCGTTTTTATTTAGAGGCGGTATATTAGATGAGTTTACAATCTCTCTACATTACGGAATACAATTATCTTCTATAACAAACAATGTAGCAGATACTTCAGTTGCTCCTATGGTAATAGGGGGTAGTTTATACGGTACCGTTATGCTTTCAAGATTTGACAGTGCTCCTATACAGATAAGTTTACCTATAAAACTTGCTTTCTATTATGGTATAAAGAGCAGATGGGCTACTATTGATGCAGCTTATGCTGAGGATATGTTATTTAATTATTTATACAATGATGACGGAGAGCGTGCTACAGACAGTATGCGTTTTTATATAATGCTTCCTGCAAAATTTGAATCTAAACTCGGAGCTTTATATTATTACATAATGCCAAGATTAATGTTCGAAGGAAATATTTATAAAACTACAGGACTATACAAGCTCTATTATGGTATAGAAGGCGAATTACAAGTTACATTAGTAGAAAATCTTACATTAGGTCTTACGGCATATGCTGATGGTCAAGGTTTAATGCGTAAAGATAGAGATTTTGAAATAAATAATGCTTTTGGAGCTGGAATAGACATTTGGGGTATATGGAGATACTAA
- a CDS encoding Rrf2 family transcriptional regulator, whose protein sequence is MKISSRFTIAVHTLVCIVYFKDEKMTSNLIAGSVNVNPVIIRNILIQLQKADIITVKRGTGGVSLNRKIEDITLLDIFNAVESLDDDNLFSFHENPNKKCPVGKKITSSLRPKLEIVQKAMEDKLKHITLKDVLNDMRE, encoded by the coding sequence ATGAAGATTAGTTCAAGATTTACAATAGCAGTTCACACTCTTGTTTGTATTGTATATTTTAAAGATGAGAAAATGACTTCTAATCTTATTGCAGGAAGTGTTAATGTTAATCCTGTTATAATAAGAAATATTTTAATACAATTACAAAAAGCAGACATTATCACGGTAAAAAGAGGAACAGGCGGGGTTTCATTAAATAGGAAAATAGAAGATATTACATTGCTCGATATATTTAATGCTGTAGAGAGTTTAGATGATGATAATCTATTTAGCTTTCATGAAAATCCAAACAAAAAATGCCCTGTTGGAAAAAAAATCACCTCATCACTGCGGCCAAAACTTGAAATTGTTCAAAAGGCTATGGAAGATAAATTAAAACATATTACATTAAAAGATGTACTTAATGATATGAGGGAATGA
- a CDS encoding ScpA family protein — protein sequence MENNINENTNVQPQEQXSNDDAAPLXNNEFKVSLSSIDYEGPLSILFDMLKRSEKNIYEVSILEIIDQFIEYLKEQAALNLDSTGEFLVVASDFHLYKSKMLLPHDMDDDKFTDRLKFEIVEQMLEFQRYKMVSEELDKLQEYSDSIFERKDTERVKFFQNNSSSEDNEMAWKDVTLYDLVYAFTKVQFVPETDLAVLSGMSNFHIDNAIDMIRIKLSEEEVFPFIVLFKDGVTKRQLVTFFLAMLELVKEKEILLKQDIKFGDIYVFKRKEDYNNNNNNNNNNEPNQDLNNE from the coding sequence ATGGAAAATAATATAAATGAAAATACAAATGTTCAGCCTCAGGAACAAAAMTCTAATGATGATGCTGCACCATTGCMTAATAATGAGTTTAAAGTTTCTCTMTCAAGCATAGAYTATGAAGGCCCCCTTTCAATACTTTTTGATATGCTTAAAAGAAGCGAAAAAAATATATACGAAGTTTCAATATTAGAAATAATTGACCAGTTTATAGAATATTTAAAAGAGCAAGCAGCATTAAATTTAGATTCTACAGGTGAGTTTTTGGTTGTAGCTTCAGATTTTCATTTATACAAATCTAAAATGTTACTTCCTCATGATATGGACGATGATAAGTTTACAGACAGGCTTAAATTTGAAATAGTAGAGCAAATGCTTGAGTTTCAAAGATATAAAATGGTTTCTGAAGAACTTGACAAGCTTCAAGAATATTCGGACTCTATATTTGAAAGAAAGGATACGGAGAGAGTTAAGTTTTTTCAAAATAACAGCAGCAGTGAAGATAATGAAATGGCTTGGAAAGATGTTACTCTTTATGATTTGGTATATGCTTTTACAAAGGTGCAATTTGTGCCTGAAACTGATTTGGCTGTTCTTTCTGGTATGTCTAACTTTCATATAGATAATGCTATTGATATGATAAGAATAAAATTATCTGAAGAAGAAGTGTTTCCATTTATAGTTTTATTTAAAGATGGTGTTACAAAAAGACAGCTTGTTACATTCTTTCTTGCTATGCTTGAGCTTGTTAAGGAAAAAGAGATTTTATTAAAACAAGATATAAAATTTGGTGATATTTACGTCTTTAAAAGAAAAGAAGACTATAATAATAATAATAATAATAATAATAATAATGAACCTAATCAGGATTTAAATAATGAATGA